The stretch of DNA CACTTGCACCATCAAGGCGTTCAAATAATCTTTAATCACATATGACGTCTGCATTGGAGGATATTGTTCGATTAAATACGTGTAAAATCAAGACAGCGTTGTTCTTAATGACATGGAGTTCTGTGGTAAGGATTTTCAAGATAAAGAACAAGGGAACcactatatatgtatatactatATAAACTGTAGAACtgttttatacatttacatgtatatatgtgtgtgattctacataaaaaaaaaacgtgggGGCATTTCGTAAAGATGTTCAGTGTAGCCttctcagacacagagagagacaaggaaagaGAGACCTGGAGAGATTGACACCTAAGGATTCCCTCTGTGTCGTCCCATCTGAAACTAGGGCCTCAGGGAGAGCCCAGTCAGCCGTGTGCAGAGGGCGCCCCCTGGTGCCTCACCGTGGGATCTTGAAGAGGGCTTTGACGGGGTGCATCTCCGACAGCGGGGGGTCTCCGTCGGCCAGCTCGATGGCCGTGATGCCCAGCGACCACACGTCGCAGCGGGCATCGTACGAGTAGTCGTACTGCTGCTCGCAGGCGATGACCTGGAACAGAGAGAGCGCGGACGTGAGGCGAGCAGGTGGCACGACGCTCTGACCActcagaggaggggagggagggagggctgcccTGCTCCAGTGTTTGTAACCTACTGTTTTTGTACATCTCTCAGTGAAGGTGGGGAGCTGGGAAAGAATAAGCCCTCTGCAATGCAACACAAGACAGTTTCTTCTCTGCTCCAGCTTTGCTTCCCCCCCCACAAAGGGAACATAAATACTTGAATGAAACGAAACACAACGGCTACACTGACCAAAGgacaggaagggaaagaggagagaggagagagagacagaggacgccttgctggagcagggaacgGCGGGTCAGAGAAGTTGTCTTTGGTGCGCTTGTCCTCCCCTCACCGTCAGTAACCATTACCCACACCACAGTTTACAGCTGGCTTTATTCTAATTGGCCCTGAGGACCCCCTCCTACCAGCACAATTATCGCGCCTCATTTCTGCCAAACAGTAATCTGGGGCCGGCCCAGACTCCCAGCTATTAACCTTGAGGAGACCTCCAGAGCAGGGCGTGCACAATGGAACaataagaggaggaggaggggaggaggagaggagggggtagagagaacAGCACAGCCACAAACCTAGACCAGTCTGTCTTTCAGCAGCTCATAAAACACATCTACTGATGCTCGTATAACCCAACGGCCATGTCAATGAACATTAACATGTTGAAGAGTCTTTCATATTACCAtttggcggggagggggggaggatgggagggataagggggggggggggggggggagtttagaGGGACGCAGCAGGCTAGCAGACTGACCTCGGGGGCCATCCAGAACGGCGTGCCCACGGACGTGTTCCTCCGCAGGCGTGCACTGGTCAGCTGAGCGGACACACCTGGGCAGAGTTTAGCATCGTTAACACACCTGGACAGAGTTTAGGATCATTAACACACCTGGACAGAGTTTAGGATCGTTAACACAAACCCTTGCATTCAAATGAGCATCCGGGCTTGTTAGGAACATCAATGCAGTATATCACATTGATGGGAAATTACAACTGCACGTTTGTAATTACATACTAAGCAGAGTTGGGTTTGTGTGAATATGGTaatcaatcaataaaaaaaCTGCCACTTCCATTTCCTGTGGCAACCTGCCATACCGTGATAACTATTGGCAATAATAGTCTCAAATTAAGTGGGACAGATTTGTATCAGCAGGTGTCTGTTTCATCTGTAACACAGAGGACCGCAACATGCCCGAGGGAGATGGGAAGCTATTTACTAGAACAGCTTTCTTTTTTATATGCAAAGGATCAAATAATGCAATTCAAATGAGCAATAATAGCCTTAGGTTAAGGCTCTGGTCCATGAATTACACAGATGCTACACAGAGCGAGGAACTATGATCGTCTGAATCAAAAAGGTGATTGTCCGTGTGTTTGGGTTTATCCGATGCTTTGTCCATGATGCCACAGGATTTTCTGCGGGtaaataaaatgtgttgaactgttcCCAACAACAGATGAGTCAACTGTCAAACAAAAACCTGCACAAAACAGACAACGCTAAAGATACTGTCAATGAGCTCCCTTTGGCATATTTCTGGGACCTATAATTGGGCTAAATTGCCCCTCAAGAGCAAAACAAAGGCTGTTACCAAAGTCAACGAGTTTGACTCCTCCCCTGTTTGTCAGAAGGATGTTGTTTCCTTTGACGTCACGATGGATGATCCTGTTGTTGTGTAAATGCTGCAGGCCctgtcagggaggggggggggagcacaggGGGGCTTGATAAACACCAGCAGCCCCTCTTCAACAAGAGTGATCAATATCATTTAAATGCACTTCAAATAAATCAGATCACTGTCATGCATATCAAAGGACGCCCCCTGCCCTGGTCGTAGCTgggtaaaccccccccccacagaccgCTCTGGAAGAACCACACCCCTCCACTActaccccatccccccctcccccccaccccacattAGCAGCGTTGCGGAAGTCCGTCTTACGGAGAGGGCGCCGAATAAGATGTACGCGATAACGGGCTCCTGCAGTCTCTGGTCTCGCATGAGCAGGCCTTTGATGAGCTCGGTGACAGAGCCACCGTTGCacagctgggacagagagagagagagagacagagcgatggagagacagagacagggagagagggaggcagagagatggagggagggaaacagggagagagagacagagagagagggagagagagagaggaggaaacaaCAGTAAGTCGTCCATTACTCACTGTATGGATTATGATTCATGACCTGAGGCATGTCGGCTTCCCCTCCAGtcaggcctctctctcctctccctcgccaGGCTCATGTTTCCATGATGGGATTGAGATATCTGCAGGGAACCTTCCAGACCCTCGCAGTTCAATGCTGGTTCTTGATCAGAGTCATCTACAGTAAATCTGTTGTTTCTGTGATCCAGAGGCTACTCCGACATCACGCAGTAACAGTCGTAACCGAGGCTGGATCTGGTGTGTTTAGActgtatctgagtgtgtgtgcaggagtgtgtgaggggacGCGGACTGGGTGGGAGGAGATAAGGTCCTGCAGCACGTTCCAGCTTCAACACGTTTGACAAACACATTTTATAGACTAAGTTATGCCTTTAACAGCAGCCACATCTAGTATATAAACCCTTGTATGATAAATTGCTGTACATGTGTTTACCATGCTACTTAACTGTGGGGCCTTGTGACATGTCTTAAACAGTTCTGTCCAATGAAAGACCTTCAGACGAGCTCACCTCCAGAACCAACCAGAGCTGCCCTCCGGAGATGTTGTCGGACTTGTAGAACATTCCGTAGAACTTGACCACGTTGGGGTGGTTGGACAGAGAGCGCAGGATGTTGTACTCCGCCTCGATCTCTTCGTCCACATCCTTCGACAAAGGAAACCCCAGTCAGCCCACATCCCGTTCTGTACAACGCTGCGCTACAGCACCATCACACAGACTCTCTAGGAAGCCTAGCTTCACACGGACTACCCCTCTGGGGTCTCCTGGATCTCTAAGCGGAGCAGGTTGATCTGGAGGTGAATAAACTGCAACATGGGGCCCTTTGATCAGGGCAGAGACCTaataaacacagagagaggctcTGGCTCTGACTCCGGCTCTGAAAGACTCCGGGAGCTTCTCTTTATCAGTTTAAATCTCAGGGGAGGTGAAGAGAAACAGTCAGAGAGGCAGAATTCTTCTTCCTGGATGTGTGAGCGATAGTGTCAGCAGTCTAAtcaaggagagggatgagggaggaggcagcTACATCTTCatgggcaggcagggagggagggaggcaggcggggaggcagggagagagggagggaggtagggagggggggaggcagggaggcagggaggcagggagagggagacagggagagagggagggaggcagggggggaggcagagagggagggaggctggcagtcaggcagggagggaag from Hypomesus transpacificus isolate Combined female chromosome 23, fHypTra1, whole genome shotgun sequence encodes:
- the LOC124485378 gene encoding myosin-IIIb-like, with translation MEGITNGNTGAATAGRSLYGLYPYKASMIGLEKLADPSGAWDIVETIGKGTYGKVYRVTNKKDGSQAAVKVLDPINDVDEEIEAEYNILRSLSNHPNVVKFYGMFYKSDNISGGQLWLVLELCNGGSVTELIKGLLMRDQRLQEPVIAYILFGALSGLQHLHNNRIIHRDVKGNNILLTNRGGVKLVDFGVSAQLTSARLRRNTSVGTPFWMAPEVIACEQQYDYSYDARCDVWSLGITAIELADGDPPLSEMHPVKALFKIPR